One window of Burkholderia thailandensis E264 genomic DNA carries:
- a CDS encoding ABC transporter substrate-binding protein, with protein sequence MEHNRLLRALRVTAIAGVAAASFGVAGSAFAQIPNKTLVYCSEGSPAGFDSAQFTTGVDFTASTFPIYNRLVEFERGGTKVEPGLAEKWDISPDGKVYTFHLRHGVKFHTTDFFKPTREFNADDVAFTFERMIDPNQPFRKAYPVSFPYFTDMGLDKLIVKIEKVDPYTVRFTLKEPNAPFIQNLAMEYASILSAEYADQLMKAGKAADINQKPIGTGPFIFRSYTKDATIRFDGNPDYWKKGAVKISKLIFSITPDPGVRVQKIKRNECQVMSYPRPADIATLKADPNVDMPSLPGFNLGYLAYNVQHKPVDKLEVRQALDMAINKKAILESVYQGAGQAASAPMPPTQWSYDKNLKAAAYDPAKAKALLAKAGYPNGFPITLWAMPVQRPYNPNAKLMAEMIQADWAKIGVQAKIVTYEWGEYIKRAHAGEHDTMLIGWNGDNGDPDNWLGTLLGCEAVKGNNFSEWCYKPFDELIQKGRVTTSQDARAKIYMQAQQIFAQQLPFSPIANSTVYQPVRKNVVDMRIEPLGYARFDGVSVK encoded by the coding sequence ATGGAACATAACCGTCTGTTGCGCGCACTGCGTGTTACCGCCATCGCGGGCGTTGCAGCGGCATCGTTTGGCGTCGCGGGTTCTGCATTCGCACAGATCCCGAACAAAACGCTCGTCTACTGCTCAGAAGGCAGCCCGGCGGGCTTCGATTCCGCGCAGTTCACGACGGGCGTCGATTTCACCGCGTCAACGTTCCCGATCTACAACCGCCTCGTCGAGTTCGAGCGCGGCGGCACGAAGGTCGAGCCCGGCCTCGCCGAGAAGTGGGACATCTCGCCCGACGGCAAGGTCTACACGTTCCATCTGCGCCACGGCGTCAAGTTCCATACGACCGATTTCTTCAAGCCGACGCGCGAATTCAACGCGGACGACGTCGCGTTCACGTTCGAGCGGATGATCGATCCGAACCAGCCGTTTCGCAAGGCGTATCCGGTGTCGTTCCCGTACTTCACCGACATGGGCCTGGACAAGCTGATCGTGAAGATCGAGAAGGTCGATCCGTATACGGTCCGCTTCACGCTGAAGGAGCCGAACGCGCCGTTCATCCAGAACCTCGCGATGGAATACGCGTCGATCCTCTCCGCCGAATACGCGGACCAGCTGATGAAGGCGGGCAAGGCCGCCGACATCAATCAGAAGCCGATCGGCACGGGCCCGTTCATCTTCCGCAGCTACACGAAGGACGCGACGATCCGCTTCGACGGCAATCCTGATTATTGGAAGAAGGGCGCGGTGAAGATCTCGAAGCTGATCTTCTCGATCACGCCCGATCCGGGCGTGCGCGTGCAGAAGATCAAGCGCAACGAGTGCCAGGTGATGAGCTATCCGCGGCCCGCCGACATCGCGACGCTGAAGGCCGATCCGAACGTCGACATGCCGTCGCTGCCGGGCTTCAACCTCGGCTACCTCGCGTACAACGTGCAGCACAAGCCGGTCGACAAGCTCGAGGTGCGCCAGGCGCTCGACATGGCGATCAACAAGAAGGCGATCCTCGAATCCGTCTATCAGGGCGCGGGGCAGGCGGCGAGCGCGCCGATGCCGCCGACCCAATGGTCGTACGACAAGAACCTGAAGGCCGCCGCCTACGATCCGGCGAAGGCGAAGGCGCTGCTCGCGAAGGCGGGCTACCCGAACGGCTTCCCGATCACACTGTGGGCGATGCCCGTGCAGCGCCCGTACAACCCGAACGCGAAGCTGATGGCCGAGATGATCCAGGCCGACTGGGCGAAGATCGGCGTGCAGGCGAAGATCGTCACGTACGAGTGGGGCGAGTACATCAAGCGCGCGCATGCGGGCGAGCACGACACGATGCTGATCGGCTGGAACGGCGACAACGGCGACCCCGACAACTGGCTCGGCACGCTGCTCGGCTGCGAGGCGGTCAAGGGCAACAACTTCTCCGAGTGGTGCTACAAGCCGTTCGACGAGCTGATCCAGAAGGGCCGCGTGACGACCTCGCAGGATGCCCGCGCGAAGATTTACATGCAGGCGCAGCAGATCTTCGCGCAACAACTGCCGTTTTCGCCGATCGCGAACTCGACCGTCTATCAGCCGGTGCGCAAGAACGTCGTCGACATGCGGATCGAGCCGCTCGGCTATGCGCGCTTCGACGGCGTCAGCGTGAAATAA
- a CDS encoding ABC transporter permease subunit produces MFRFVLRRVGMVIPTFIGITVLAFALIHLIPGDPIEVMMGERGVDPAMHAEALHRLGLDEPLPMQYLHYVGRALHGDLGTSIITNTSVMGEFLARFPATVELSICALAFALAFGLPAGVFAALRRGTIVDHGVMGTALTGYSMPIFWWGLILIMVFSSYLGWTPVSGRIAVEYEIPHTTGFMLIDTLLSGEEGAFASAVSHLILPAIVLGTIPLAVIARMTRSSMLEVLREDYIRTARAKGLSPARVVVVHALRNALIPVVTVIGLQVGTLLAGAVLTETLFSWPGVGKWLIDAIGRRDYPVVQGGILMIATLVIVVNLVVDLLYGVLNPRIRHTR; encoded by the coding sequence ATGTTCCGATTCGTCTTGCGCCGCGTGGGCATGGTGATCCCGACCTTCATCGGCATCACGGTGCTCGCGTTCGCGCTGATTCACCTGATACCGGGCGACCCCATCGAGGTGATGATGGGCGAGCGCGGCGTCGATCCGGCGATGCATGCGGAAGCGCTGCATCGCCTCGGGCTCGACGAGCCGCTTCCCATGCAGTACCTGCACTACGTCGGCCGCGCGCTGCACGGCGACCTGGGCACGTCGATCATCACCAACACGAGCGTGATGGGCGAGTTCCTCGCGCGCTTTCCGGCGACGGTCGAGCTGTCGATCTGCGCGCTCGCGTTCGCGCTCGCGTTCGGGCTGCCGGCCGGCGTGTTCGCGGCCCTCAGGCGCGGCACGATCGTCGATCACGGCGTGATGGGCACGGCGCTCACCGGCTATTCGATGCCGATCTTCTGGTGGGGGCTCATCCTCATCATGGTGTTCTCGTCGTATCTGGGCTGGACGCCCGTGTCGGGCCGCATCGCGGTCGAATACGAGATTCCTCATACGACGGGCTTCATGCTGATCGACACGCTGCTCTCCGGCGAGGAGGGCGCGTTCGCGTCGGCGGTGAGCCACCTGATCCTGCCCGCGATCGTGCTCGGCACGATCCCGCTCGCGGTGATCGCGCGGATGACGCGTTCGTCGATGCTCGAGGTGCTGCGCGAGGATTACATCCGCACCGCGCGCGCGAAGGGGCTGTCGCCCGCGCGCGTCGTCGTCGTGCATGCGCTGCGCAACGCGCTGATTCCGGTCGTCACGGTGATCGGCCTGCAGGTCGGCACGCTGCTCGCGGGCGCGGTGCTCACCGAGACGCTGTTCTCGTGGCCGGGCGTCGGCAAGTGGCTGATCGACGCGATCGGCCGCCGCGACTATCCGGTCGTGCAAGGCGGCATCCTGATGATCGCGACGCTCGTGATCGTCGTGAATCTCGTCGTCGATCTGCTGTACGGCGTGCTGAATCCGCGCATTCGCCATACGAGGTAA
- a CDS encoding ABC transporter permease subunit, which translates to MSNMQNTMPSQAAPVSGRVLALREFWANFSRNRGAVGAGVVVLVLVAVALFAPLLAPHSPIEQYRDSVKIPPAWLAGGNWQFVLGTDEAGRDILSRLMYGARMSFWIGFVSVVLALIPGVVLGLVAAFFQKWADTPVMRVMDVLLALPSLLLAVAVVAIIGPGLTNTMFAIAIVALPAYVRLTRASALGELQKEYVTASRVAGAGTLRLMFSQVLPNCTAPLIVQATLGFSSAILDAAALGFLGLGVQPPTAEWGAMLASARDYIDNAWWIVTMPGLSILISVLAINLLGDGLRDALDPKLKRMA; encoded by the coding sequence ATGAGCAACATGCAAAACACCATGCCGTCGCAGGCGGCGCCCGTGAGCGGCCGCGTGCTCGCGCTGCGCGAATTCTGGGCGAATTTCTCCCGTAATCGCGGCGCGGTGGGCGCCGGCGTCGTCGTGCTCGTGCTGGTCGCGGTCGCGCTCTTCGCGCCGTTGCTCGCGCCGCACAGCCCGATCGAGCAGTACCGCGACTCCGTGAAGATCCCGCCCGCGTGGCTCGCGGGCGGCAACTGGCAATTCGTGCTCGGCACCGACGAAGCGGGCCGCGACATCCTCTCGCGCCTGATGTACGGCGCGCGGATGTCGTTCTGGATCGGCTTCGTGTCGGTCGTGCTCGCGCTGATTCCCGGCGTCGTGCTCGGGCTGGTCGCCGCGTTCTTCCAGAAGTGGGCCGACACGCCCGTGATGCGCGTGATGGACGTGCTGCTCGCGCTGCCGTCGCTGCTGCTCGCGGTCGCGGTCGTCGCGATCATCGGCCCGGGCCTCACCAACACGATGTTCGCGATCGCGATCGTCGCGCTGCCCGCGTACGTGCGCCTCACGCGCGCGTCGGCGCTCGGCGAGCTGCAGAAGGAGTACGTGACGGCGTCGCGCGTCGCGGGCGCGGGCACGCTGCGGCTGATGTTCTCGCAGGTGCTGCCGAACTGCACGGCGCCGCTCATCGTGCAGGCGACGCTCGGCTTCTCGTCGGCGATCCTCGATGCGGCGGCGCTCGGCTTTCTCGGCCTTGGCGTGCAGCCGCCGACGGCCGAGTGGGGCGCGATGCTCGCATCGGCGCGCGACTACATCGACAACGCATGGTGGATCGTCACGATGCCGGGCCTGTCGATCCTGATCTCGGTGCTCGCGATCAACCTGCTCGGCGACGGGCTGCGCGACGCGCTCGATCCCAAACTCAAACGGATGGCCTGA
- a CDS encoding ABC transporter ATP-binding protein, whose protein sequence is MSDLLTIRNLAVNFNGLPAVDRINLSVARGEVVGVVGESGSGKSVTMMALMGLIDAPGIVTADEVTFDGVDLLKASPKARRRIIGKDIAMVFQDALTSLNPSYTVGYQIKEVLKLHEGLRGDALNRRALELLDQVGIPDAKNRIGTFPHQMSGGMNQRVMIAMAVACNPKLLIADEPTTALDVTIQAQIMDLLVTLQKERGMALVLISHDLAVVSEVAQRVAVMYAGEIIETNRVPDIFAHPHHPYTEALLAAIPEHNAGAKRLAALPGMVPGRDDRPSGCLFAPRCKYVVDDCVKARPALAELAPGTGMRARCIKPLNLQAAYTQGGAR, encoded by the coding sequence ATGAGCGATTTATTGACCATCCGCAATCTCGCGGTGAACTTCAACGGGCTGCCCGCGGTCGACAGGATCAACCTGTCCGTCGCGCGCGGCGAAGTGGTCGGCGTGGTGGGCGAGTCCGGCTCGGGCAAGAGCGTGACGATGATGGCGCTGATGGGCTTGATCGACGCGCCCGGCATCGTCACGGCCGACGAAGTCACGTTCGACGGCGTCGATCTGCTGAAGGCGAGCCCGAAGGCGCGCCGCAGGATCATCGGCAAGGATATCGCGATGGTGTTTCAGGACGCGCTGACGAGCCTGAACCCGAGCTACACGGTCGGCTATCAGATCAAGGAGGTGCTGAAGCTGCACGAGGGCCTGCGCGGCGACGCGCTGAACCGGCGCGCGCTCGAACTGCTCGACCAGGTCGGGATTCCCGATGCGAAGAACCGCATCGGCACGTTCCCGCACCAGATGTCGGGCGGCATGAACCAGCGCGTGATGATCGCGATGGCGGTCGCATGCAATCCGAAGCTTTTGATCGCCGACGAGCCGACGACCGCGCTCGACGTGACGATCCAGGCGCAGATCATGGATCTGCTCGTCACGCTGCAGAAGGAGCGCGGGATGGCGCTCGTGCTGATTTCCCACGATCTCGCGGTCGTGTCGGAAGTCGCGCAGCGCGTCGCGGTGATGTACGCGGGCGAGATCATCGAGACGAACCGCGTGCCGGACATCTTCGCGCATCCGCATCATCCGTACACCGAAGCGTTGCTCGCGGCGATTCCGGAGCACAATGCGGGCGCGAAGCGGCTCGCCGCGCTGCCCGGGATGGTGCCGGGCCGCGACGACCGGCCGAGCGGCTGCCTGTTCGCGCCGCGCTGCAAGTACGTCGTCGACGATTGCGTGAAGGCGCGCCCCGCGCTTGCCGAGCTCGCGCCGGGCACCGGCATGCGCGCGCGCTGCATCAAGCCGCTCAACCTGCAAGCGGCGTACACGCAAGGAGGCGCGCGATGA
- a CDS encoding peptide ABC transporter ATP-binding protein, producing MNAVHETREAAARDDIVLVADNLAKHYTVRRGMFGHGTVKALNGVSFSLARGKTLAVVGESGCGKSTLARQLTMIEPPSSGHLSIDGRDVAGADRETVAALRRRVQMVFQNPFASLNPRKTVEQTLAEPLAINTHLTAAERAQRIAQIMHTVGLRPEHAKRYPHMFSGGQRQRVAIARAMILDPQIVVADEPVSALDVSIQAQILNLFMDLQEQFKTSYVFISHNLSVVEHIADDVMVMYFGSVAELGDKKTIYARPRHPYTRALMSATPAIFEADRKIQIKLQGELPSPLNPPSGCAFHQRCPYAVERCRAEEPKLRDVDGRLVACHRAEEVGEANA from the coding sequence ATGAACGCAGTCCACGAAACGCGCGAAGCCGCCGCGCGCGACGACATCGTGCTCGTCGCGGACAATCTCGCGAAGCACTACACGGTGCGGCGCGGGATGTTCGGCCACGGCACCGTGAAGGCGCTCAACGGCGTGTCGTTCTCGCTCGCGCGCGGCAAGACGCTCGCCGTCGTCGGCGAATCCGGCTGCGGCAAGTCGACGCTCGCGCGGCAGCTCACGATGATCGAGCCGCCGAGCTCGGGGCACTTGTCGATCGACGGCCGAGACGTCGCGGGCGCGGACAGGGAGACGGTCGCCGCGCTGCGCCGCCGCGTGCAGATGGTGTTCCAGAATCCGTTCGCGTCGCTCAATCCGCGCAAGACGGTCGAGCAGACGCTCGCCGAGCCGCTCGCGATCAACACGCATCTGACGGCCGCGGAGCGCGCGCAGCGGATCGCGCAGATCATGCACACGGTGGGCTTGAGGCCCGAGCATGCGAAGCGCTATCCGCACATGTTCTCGGGCGGGCAGCGCCAGCGCGTCGCGATCGCGCGCGCGATGATCCTCGATCCGCAGATCGTCGTCGCCGACGAGCCGGTGTCCGCGCTCGACGTGTCGATCCAGGCGCAGATCCTGAATCTCTTCATGGATCTGCAGGAGCAGTTCAAGACGAGCTACGTGTTCATCTCGCACAACCTCTCTGTCGTCGAGCACATCGCCGACGACGTGATGGTGATGTACTTCGGCAGCGTCGCGGAGCTCGGCGACAAGAAGACGATCTACGCGCGGCCGCGGCACCCGTACACGCGCGCGTTGATGTCGGCGACGCCCGCGATCTTCGAGGCGGATCGCAAGATCCAGATCAAGCTGCAGGGCGAGCTGCCGTCGCCGCTCAATCCGCCGTCCGGCTGCGCGTTTCATCAGCGCTGCCCGTACGCGGTCGAGCGGTGCCGCGCCGAGGAGCCGAAGCTGCGCGACGTCGATGGCCGGCTCGTCGCCTGCCATCGCGCCGAGGAGGTGGGGGAGGCGAATGCCTGA
- a CDS encoding TraB/GumN family protein — protein sequence MPEAVAAREAARRSRNGVRRAATHAGRTPRRWRARALASAVLAGACAAGGLAWPPVGALAAGSVATAPLPQAPIPAPSMQLPGFHAPPPSTSNGTVASGAVRTQPARMPFYVATKGKVTIYVLGTLHVGDPADYPANQPFRRPILAALAVSPTLALELSPDDLLESQDDVSKYGVCNYACLPRLLPRPLWQKLANRLRGNPAALAGIRNMRPWLASLVVETYDSLSAGLQTEYGTEAQLQNVFLRKKGGKVVGLETLAEQMRAFTGLSLAQQREMLAQDMVQTPAQNAADVRTLHRLWRIGDADAIAAWANAKTERLARAQSIAESIDNKIVYERNRRFVARMTAIAAPNRPLFVAIGALHLGGPKGVLELLRQQGYRVDAG from the coding sequence ATGCCTGAGGCAGTGGCGGCGCGCGAAGCCGCGCGCCGCTCGCGCAACGGCGTCCGGCGCGCGGCGACGCACGCCGGACGGACTCCCCGGCGCTGGCGCGCGCGCGCGCTCGCCAGCGCCGTGCTCGCCGGCGCATGCGCGGCGGGCGGGCTCGCTTGGCCACCCGTCGGCGCGCTGGCGGCGGGCAGCGTCGCGACCGCGCCGCTGCCGCAGGCGCCGATTCCGGCGCCGAGCATGCAGTTGCCGGGCTTCCACGCGCCGCCGCCGTCGACGTCGAACGGCACCGTCGCGAGCGGCGCGGTGCGCACGCAGCCCGCACGGATGCCGTTCTACGTCGCGACGAAGGGCAAGGTCACGATCTACGTGCTCGGCACGCTGCACGTGGGCGACCCCGCAGACTATCCGGCGAACCAGCCGTTTCGCCGGCCGATCCTCGCGGCGCTCGCCGTGTCGCCGACGCTCGCGCTCGAACTGTCGCCGGACGATCTGCTCGAATCGCAGGACGACGTGTCGAAGTACGGCGTGTGCAACTACGCGTGCCTGCCGCGCCTGTTGCCGCGGCCTCTCTGGCAGAAGCTCGCGAACCGGCTGCGCGGCAATCCGGCCGCGCTCGCCGGCATTCGCAACATGCGGCCGTGGCTCGCGTCGCTCGTCGTCGAGACGTACGATTCGCTGTCGGCCGGCTTGCAGACCGAATACGGCACCGAGGCGCAGCTGCAGAACGTGTTCCTGCGCAAGAAGGGCGGCAAGGTGGTCGGGCTCGAGACGCTCGCCGAGCAGATGCGCGCGTTCACGGGCCTCTCGCTCGCGCAGCAGCGCGAGATGCTCGCGCAGGACATGGTGCAGACGCCCGCGCAGAACGCGGCCGACGTGCGCACGCTGCATCGCCTCTGGCGCATCGGCGACGCGGACGCGATCGCCGCCTGGGCGAACGCGAAGACGGAGCGGCTCGCGCGCGCGCAGTCGATCGCCGAGTCGATCGACAACAAGATCGTCTACGAGCGCAACCGTCGCTTCGTCGCGCGGATGACGGCGATCGCCGCGCCGAACCGGCCGCTGTTCGTCGCGATCGGCGCGCTGCACCTGGGCGGCCCGAAGGGCGTGCTCGAACTGCTGCGGCAGCAGGGCTATCGCGTCGACGCGGGGTGA
- a CDS encoding DUF979 domain-containing protein — MTLTIDYLFWLVGLVLLAVGATIVTDRAHPRRFTAGGFWLLYALVFLVGDKLPVELVGAIVIAMALIAGFGGVTAARPKLPSDDARRASAARIGNRLFAPALTIPFVTVAITLAASHLHIGGAPLVDPKNVTLIGFGIGCVIALGLACWITRDSVGQSLQEARRLVDALSWAAVLPQMLGMLGLVFSDAGVGKAVAHVTTAYVNLDYRLAAVAVYCIGMALFTMVMGNGFAAFPVMTGGVGVPILVNVFHGDPAVMVAIGMFSGYCGTLMTPMAANFNVVPAALLELPDKNGVIKAQIPTALALLATNIVLLNLLMFR, encoded by the coding sequence ATGACGCTCACGATCGATTACCTGTTCTGGCTCGTCGGCCTCGTGCTGCTCGCGGTGGGCGCGACGATCGTCACGGACCGCGCGCACCCGCGCCGCTTCACCGCGGGCGGCTTCTGGCTGCTGTACGCGCTCGTCTTCCTCGTGGGCGACAAGCTGCCCGTCGAGCTCGTCGGCGCCATCGTGATCGCGATGGCGCTGATCGCGGGCTTCGGCGGCGTGACGGCGGCCAGGCCGAAGCTGCCGTCCGACGATGCGCGCCGCGCGAGCGCCGCGCGCATCGGCAACCGGCTCTTCGCGCCCGCGCTCACGATTCCGTTCGTGACGGTCGCGATCACGCTCGCGGCGAGCCATCTGCACATCGGCGGCGCGCCGCTCGTCGATCCGAAGAACGTCACGCTGATCGGCTTCGGCATCGGCTGCGTGATCGCGCTCGGCTTAGCGTGCTGGATCACGCGCGATTCGGTCGGCCAGTCGCTGCAGGAGGCGCGGCGTCTCGTCGACGCGCTGTCGTGGGCGGCCGTGCTGCCGCAGATGCTCGGCATGCTCGGGCTCGTGTTCTCGGACGCGGGTGTCGGCAAGGCGGTCGCGCACGTGACGACCGCATACGTGAACCTCGACTACCGGCTCGCCGCGGTCGCCGTGTACTGCATCGGGATGGCGCTCTTCACGATGGTGATGGGCAACGGCTTCGCCGCGTTTCCGGTGATGACGGGCGGCGTCGGCGTGCCGATCCTCGTCAACGTGTTCCATGGCGACCCGGCCGTGATGGTCGCGATCGGGATGTTCTCCGGCTACTGCGGCACGCTGATGACGCCGATGGCCGCGAACTTCAACGTGGTGCCCGCCGCGCTGCTCGAGCTGCCCGACAAGAACGGCGTGATCAAGGCTCAGATCCCGACCGCGCTCGCGCTGCTCGCGACGAACATCGTCCTGCTGAATCTTCTGATGTTTCGATGA
- a CDS encoding DUF969 domain-containing protein, which translates to MQGTVVSLWPLIGVAVIVVGFALRFNPMLIVATAAIVTAASAHFPPERILAAIGAGFIKTRNIPLIILLPLAVIGLLERHGLRERAQAWIASIRAATAGRLLILYLLVRELTAAVGLTGLGGHPQMVRPLIAPMAEGATENRFGPLPDAIRHRLRAYAAATDNVGLFFGEDIFVAFGAIVLMVTFLKEAGIAVEPMHVALWGIPTAASAFLIHGFRLWRLDRKLERELRASAASHIAANAADNGGHA; encoded by the coding sequence ATGCAAGGCACCGTAGTAAGTCTATGGCCGCTGATCGGCGTCGCCGTGATCGTCGTCGGCTTCGCGCTGCGCTTCAATCCGATGCTGATCGTCGCGACCGCGGCGATCGTGACGGCCGCGAGCGCGCACTTCCCGCCCGAGCGCATCCTCGCCGCGATCGGCGCGGGCTTTATCAAGACCCGCAACATCCCGCTCATCATCCTGCTGCCGCTCGCCGTGATCGGCCTGCTCGAGCGACACGGGCTGCGCGAGCGAGCGCAGGCGTGGATCGCGAGCATCAGGGCGGCGACCGCGGGACGCCTCCTCATCCTCTATCTGCTCGTGCGCGAGCTGACGGCCGCCGTCGGCCTGACGGGCCTCGGCGGCCATCCGCAGATGGTGCGGCCGCTGATCGCGCCGATGGCCGAAGGCGCGACCGAGAACCGCTTCGGTCCGCTGCCCGACGCGATCCGCCACCGGCTGCGCGCCTACGCGGCCGCGACCGATAACGTCGGCCTCTTCTTCGGCGAGGACATCTTCGTCGCGTTCGGCGCGATCGTGCTGATGGTGACGTTCCTGAAGGAGGCGGGCATCGCCGTCGAGCCGATGCACGTCGCGCTCTGGGGCATTCCGACCGCCGCGTCCGCGTTCCTGATCCACGGCTTTCGGCTGTGGCGGCTCGACCGCAAACTCGAACGCGAGCTGCGCGCGAGCGCCGCATCGCACATCGCCGCGAACGCCGCCGACAACGGAGGCCACGCATGA
- the pxpA gene encoding 5-oxoprolinase subunit PxpA has protein sequence MEIDLNADLGEGCGSDEALLDLVTSANIACGWHAGGAPAMRDCVRWAVEKGVSIGAHPSFHDPENFGRKEMDLPASEIYAGVLYQLGALSAIAQAEGGRIAHVKPHGALYNQAARDAEIADAVVSAIHDFDPSLAVFGLASSGFVDAARHAGLVAVEEVFADRGYRADGSLVPRSQPGALVDDEREMLARTLEMVRGQRVRAVTGEWVPLNAQTVCLHGDGPHALAFAKRIREALEAAGIDVHAPGALHAGERA, from the coding sequence ATGGAAATCGATTTGAACGCCGACCTCGGCGAAGGCTGCGGCTCCGACGAGGCGCTTCTCGACCTCGTCACGTCGGCGAACATCGCGTGCGGCTGGCACGCGGGCGGCGCCCCGGCGATGCGCGACTGCGTGCGCTGGGCGGTGGAAAAAGGCGTGTCGATCGGCGCGCATCCGAGCTTTCACGATCCGGAGAACTTCGGCCGCAAGGAAATGGACCTGCCCGCGAGCGAGATCTACGCGGGCGTGCTGTATCAATTGGGCGCGCTATCTGCGATCGCTCAGGCGGAAGGCGGGCGCATCGCGCACGTGAAGCCGCACGGCGCGCTGTACAACCAGGCCGCGCGCGACGCCGAGATCGCCGACGCGGTGGTGTCGGCGATCCACGATTTCGATCCGTCGCTCGCGGTGTTCGGCCTCGCGAGCAGCGGATTCGTCGATGCCGCGCGGCATGCGGGGCTCGTCGCCGTCGAGGAAGTGTTCGCCGACCGCGGCTATCGCGCGGACGGCTCGCTCGTGCCGCGCAGCCAGCCGGGCGCGCTCGTCGACGACGAGCGCGAGATGCTCGCGCGCACGCTCGAGATGGTCCGCGGCCAGCGCGTGCGCGCGGTCACGGGCGAATGGGTGCCGCTCAACGCGCAGACGGTCTGCCTGCATGGCGACGGCCCGCACGCGCTCGCGTTCGCGAAGCGCATCCGCGAGGCGCTCGAGGCGGCCGGCATCGACGTGCATGCGCCCGGCGCGCTGCACGCGGGGGAGCGCGCTTAA
- a CDS encoding biotin-dependent carboxyltransferase family protein, whose product MTSRQATGGIEVLRAGPLSTVQDLGRRGYRHLGVAQSGALDSLALEVGNRLVGNRPDAAAIEITLGPASFRFPRATRIAITGTEFGATLDGAPIYSWWSVPVAAGQTLALPVAKRGMRGYLCVAGGIDVLPMLGSRSTDLASRFGGLGGRVLRDGDRLPVGAPPAAAPACVGPDAPEFGVKAPAWCAFARVDKEPRRPKHAHAAWAMPVRVLPGPQYASFTPASQQTFWDEEWVVTPNSNRMGYRLAGAKLERAETGDLLSHAVLPGTIQVPGNGQPIVLMNDAQTTGGYPRIGAVIRADLWKLAQARLNLPVRFVRVTAAAARDALAAERAYLRQIDIAIEMREEALQRALAARAAAA is encoded by the coding sequence ATGACTTCACGCCAAGCAACAGGCGGCATCGAGGTGCTGCGCGCCGGGCCGCTGTCGACGGTCCAGGATCTCGGACGCCGCGGCTATCGCCATTTGGGCGTCGCGCAAAGCGGCGCGCTCGACTCGCTCGCGCTCGAAGTCGGCAATCGCCTCGTCGGCAACCGGCCGGACGCCGCCGCAATCGAAATCACGCTCGGCCCCGCGTCGTTCCGGTTTCCGCGCGCGACCCGCATCGCGATCACCGGCACCGAGTTCGGCGCGACGCTCGACGGCGCGCCGATCTACTCGTGGTGGAGCGTGCCCGTCGCGGCCGGCCAGACGCTCGCGCTGCCCGTCGCGAAGCGCGGAATGCGCGGCTACCTGTGCGTCGCGGGCGGCATCGACGTGCTGCCGATGCTCGGCTCGCGCAGCACCGATCTCGCGTCGCGCTTCGGCGGCCTCGGCGGCCGCGTGCTGCGCGACGGCGACAGGCTGCCCGTCGGCGCGCCGCCCGCCGCCGCGCCCGCGTGCGTCGGGCCCGACGCGCCCGAGTTCGGCGTGAAGGCTCCCGCGTGGTGCGCGTTCGCGCGCGTCGACAAGGAGCCGCGCCGCCCCAAGCATGCGCACGCCGCATGGGCGATGCCCGTGCGCGTGCTGCCCGGCCCGCAATACGCGAGCTTCACGCCGGCATCGCAGCAGACTTTCTGGGATGAGGAATGGGTCGTCACGCCGAACAGCAACCGGATGGGCTACCGGCTCGCGGGCGCGAAGCTCGAGCGCGCCGAGACGGGCGACCTGCTGTCGCACGCGGTGCTGCCGGGCACGATCCAGGTGCCGGGCAACGGCCAGCCGATCGTGCTGATGAACGACGCGCAAACGACGGGCGGCTATCCGCGGATCGGCGCCGTGATCCGCGCGGACCTCTGGAAGCTCGCGCAGGCGCGCCTGAACCTGCCGGTGCGCTTCGTCCGCGTGACGGCGGCGGCCGCGCGCGACGCGCTCGCCGCCGAGCGCGCGTACCTGCGGCAGATCGACATCGCGATCGAGATGCGCGAGGAGGCGCTGCAGCGCGCGCTCGCCGCGCGCGCAGCGGCCGCATGA